From the genome of Anopheles moucheti chromosome 3, idAnoMoucSN_F20_07, whole genome shotgun sequence, one region includes:
- the LOC128302170 gene encoding uncharacterized protein LOC128302170, whose translation MGGEPIVLILSTDESVKPETIIERIRKLPNSEDQIKLSKDPPECIGYAYQIHTKYYDTKVILYAHGSVELTTVPNAILKRTEGILIYFNAKDRSFLERLPVYSTFVQQKEIEFGILLCSTLQDSNTDGITYSEAKSQCTVLDVIELEPNAEDADEEVAGVGEATGVDELIQAMHNYIWSNVNIHRGNRNTATTDDESPPPLSPNPVDDVIPPITEEEERIIEAELNGFERLLTEVMNFQPNTSSWTRNERLMYAEELAEMFDNLVEEDDTIGHT comes from the coding sequence atgggTGGTGAACCAATAGTGCTAATCCTATCGACGGATGAATCTGTTAAGCCAGAAACTATTATCGAAAGGATCCGTAAGCTGCCGAACAGTGAGGATCAAATCAAACTCAGTAAGGATCCACCGGAATGTATCGGTTATGCGTATCAGATACACACCAAGTATTATGATACAAAGGTGATCCTGTATGCACATGGTTCTGTCGAGCTAACCACAGTGCCGAATGCAATACTGAAACGGACGGAAGGAATATTGATCTACTTCAACGCAAAGGATCGTTCTTTCCTCGAGCGCCTTCCGGTGTACAGCACCTTTGTCCAGCAGAAGGAGATTGAGTTCGGCATACTGCTGTGCTCTACGCTACAGGATAGCAATACCGACGGTATTACTTATAGCGAAGCTAAAAGCCAATGTACTGTACTGGATGTAATAGAGCTCGAACCGAATGCGGAAGATGCGGATGAAGAAGTAGCCGGTGTGGGCGAAGCAACGGGTGTGGATGAATTGATCCAAGCGATGCATAATTACATCTGGTCCAATGTAAATATTCACCGGGGGAACAGAAACACGGCTACTACCGATGACGAAAGTCCTCCTCCGCTTTCCCCGAATCCAGTTGACGACGTAATACCTCCGATAACGGAGGAAGAGGAAAGAATCATCGAAGCCGAACTGAACGGATTCGAACGACTGTTGACGGAAGTGATGAACTTCCAGCCAAACACCAGCAGCTGGACGCGTAACGAACGGCTAATGTATGCGGAAGAGCTGGCCGAAATGTTCGACAACCTGGTAGAGGAAGACGATACTATCGGGCACACTTAA
- the LOC128304486 gene encoding uncharacterized protein LOC128304486 gives MELHPSTIFRLINGYSLGTIPFLIRAMNIRDKEQPIDFPVVYRHNAALANGAGEQYRNNIARANPLFGRSKSDLDIASGKFELNPDGVDSSTSSNTDASSSLIARSSRSSTTAVPPTPPPLPPKPIAITGIYQTDSGRRQSSITPSYDISKSIAESAMDISLLTANANQLRLLITYNQGSKTYVACITFVIMSLVLQMMVAVTMIVVSLTKPQRDDPRRQRVKIVTSIGVAIITMINILVASLVVAEQPPNAIIASSGSVVGLLTNVNITDTALGGT, from the exons atggAACTACACCCCAGCACAATTTTCCGGTTGATCAACG GTTACAGTCTCGGTACGATTCCATTTCTAATCCGTGCAATGAACATTCGTGACAAAGAGCAACCTATTGATTTCCCCGTTGTGTACCGACACAACGCAGCGTTAGCCAATGGAGCTGGTGAACAGTACCGGAACAACATTGCTCGTGCAAATCCATTGTTTGGACGAAGCAAAAGTGATCTTGATATAGCCAGTGGCAAATTTGAGCTCAATCCGGATGGAGTTGATTCCTCCACGAGCTCCAATACGGATGCTTCGTCATCTTTAATTGCTCGTTCTTCGCGAAGCTCGACGACAGCTGTTCCACCAACTCCACCGCCACTCCCACCGAAACCGATAGCCATCACCGGCATCTATCAGACGGACAGTGGCCGTCGTCAGTCTTCTATCACTCCTTCGTACGATATTTCAAAAAGTATCGCGGAAAGCGCAATGGACATTTCACTTTTAACGGCCAATGCCAACCAGCTGCGACTTCTCATTACCTACAACCAGGGTTCGAAGACGTACGTCGCGTGCATCACGTTCGTTATCATGTCGCTGGTACTACAAATGATGGTAGCTGTTACAATGATCGTTGTTTCG CTCACCAAACCACAACGAGACGATCCTAGGCGGCAACGGGTGAAGATCGTAACGTCGATCGGTGTAGCGATAATCACGATGATAAACATCCTTGTAGCATCGCTGGTAGTTGCCGAACAACCTCCCAATGCTATCATCGCTTCTTCCGGTAGCGTGGTGGGTCTACTTACCAATGTTAACATAACAGACACGGCACTTGGCGGAACGTAG